One window of bacterium genomic DNA carries:
- a CDS encoding HAMP domain-containing protein translates to MRPRVSLAFRFALVAAVVGALGAWIALLALRAQARRDFERQVVASASSVTELIRQATRSGMLHNRWDDVKEVIHNIHRQPDIVRIRLLDKKGDVVFSSDEAEIGRRFDVSAPECRSCHVPGPPKADLPREERVRIFRDPVRGRVLGMIEPLPGEAECSGACHHHPPGQRVLGVIDTQLSLASADATYAERTKRLLGAAIVVHFAAAAVMAIVVGAMLRRRLRPMRRAIARLGGGDDLARVPPKGNDELGDVALAFNSMAGDLQRTHEELRGWTRTLQDRVDERTRELAAAQDQMVRSERMACLGRLAAVVAHELNNPLAGVQVFARRTRKALAAGEPIPPERAAEIESWMEMVDREVGRCGRIVQDLLAFSRQRPPQRAPIDVNEVVRRATRLLGHKLDLEEIDLALRLDEAAAPVVADGAQIEQALLAVLINAVEAMPKGGTLTVETRPRPGGGIEIEVRDTGAGIPADILPRIFEPFFTTKPEGQGTGLGLSVVYGIVSRHGGRLDVDSAPGAGTRVTMVLPPDVAADDAGAPRGEA, encoded by the coding sequence ATGCGCCCCCGCGTTTCCCTCGCCTTCCGCTTCGCCCTCGTCGCGGCGGTCGTCGGCGCGCTCGGGGCGTGGATCGCGCTCCTCGCCCTCCGCGCGCAGGCGCGGCGCGACTTCGAGCGCCAGGTCGTCGCCTCCGCCTCCTCCGTCACCGAGCTGATCCGCCAGGCGACCCGCTCCGGCATGCTCCACAACCGCTGGGACGACGTGAAGGAGGTCATCCACAACATCCACCGCCAGCCGGACATCGTCCGGATCCGGCTGCTGGACAAGAAGGGGGACGTCGTCTTCTCCTCCGACGAGGCGGAGATCGGGCGGCGTTTCGACGTCTCGGCCCCCGAGTGCCGTTCCTGCCACGTCCCCGGTCCCCCGAAGGCCGACCTGCCGCGGGAGGAACGGGTGCGGATTTTCCGCGATCCGGTCCGCGGCCGGGTGCTGGGGATGATCGAGCCGCTCCCCGGCGAGGCGGAGTGCTCCGGGGCCTGCCACCACCACCCGCCCGGGCAGAGGGTCCTCGGCGTGATCGACACCCAGCTCTCCCTCGCCTCGGCCGACGCGACCTACGCCGAACGGACGAAGCGGCTCCTCGGCGCGGCGATCGTCGTCCACTTCGCCGCCGCGGCGGTGATGGCGATCGTGGTGGGCGCGATGCTCCGGCGGCGCCTGCGCCCGATGCGCCGCGCGATCGCGCGGCTCGGCGGCGGCGACGACCTCGCCCGCGTTCCGCCCAAGGGGAACGACGAACTGGGCGACGTCGCGCTGGCCTTCAACTCGATGGCCGGCGACCTGCAGCGGACGCACGAGGAACTGCGCGGCTGGACCCGCACGCTGCAGGACCGCGTGGACGAACGGACGCGCGAGCTCGCCGCCGCGCAGGACCAGATGGTCCGCAGCGAACGGATGGCCTGCCTCGGGCGGCTGGCGGCCGTCGTGGCCCACGAACTGAACAACCCGCTCGCCGGCGTGCAGGTCTTCGCGCGCCGGACGCGCAAGGCGCTCGCCGCCGGGGAGCCGATTCCGCCGGAGCGGGCGGCGGAGATCGAGTCCTGGATGGAGATGGTGGACCGCGAGGTCGGACGCTGCGGGCGCATCGTGCAGGACCTCCTCGCCTTCTCGCGGCAGCGGCCGCCGCAGCGCGCGCCGATCGACGTCAACGAGGTCGTGCGCCGCGCGACGCGGCTGCTCGGCCACAAGCTCGACCTCGAGGAGATCGACCTCGCGCTGCGCCTCGACGAAGCCGCGGCGCCGGTCGTCGCCGACGGCGCGCAGATCGAGCAGGCGCTCCTGGCGGTGCTGATCAACGCCGTCGAGGCGATGCCCAAGGGGGGCACGCTGACGGTCGAGACCCGTCCCCGCCCCGGCGGCGGGATCGAGATCGAGGTGCGGGACACCGGCGCGGGAATCCCCGCCGACATCCTGCCGCGAATCTTCGAGCCGTTCTTCACGACCAAGCCCGAGGGCCAAGGAACAGGGCTCGGGCTGTCGGTCGTCTACGGCATCGTCTCGCGCCACGGCGGGCGGCTCGACGTCGACTCCGCCCCCGGCGCGGGGACGCGCGTGACGATGGTCCTTCCGCCCGACGTCGCGGCCGACGACGCGGGCGCGCCGCGAGGTGAAGCATGA
- a CDS encoding glycine cleavage system protein H encodes MVALFVVLMIAVFLVIDVILHIKRQPALAEQIRERQEEALLAATRVAGFRFDPEASYHAGHTWARRAGEGLARIGLDDFAAKLVGRPDRIDLPAVGTTVRAGRPLLTLERKGRRITILAPVGGVVAAVNRDLAERPEALTAAPYQSGWLAEIKSAELSYDLRSLLTGEMARRFLDEAAAALHAFFAPAEMAPAAADGGEPLEGIGDQLDDAAWERAQSRFLLTDAR; translated from the coding sequence GTCCTGATGATCGCCGTTTTCCTCGTGATCGACGTGATTCTCCACATCAAGCGCCAGCCCGCCCTCGCCGAGCAGATCCGCGAGCGGCAGGAAGAGGCGCTTCTGGCGGCGACGCGGGTCGCGGGGTTCCGCTTCGATCCCGAAGCCTCCTACCACGCCGGCCACACCTGGGCCCGGCGCGCCGGCGAAGGGCTCGCCAGAATCGGCCTGGACGACTTCGCCGCCAAGCTGGTCGGCCGCCCCGACCGGATCGACCTGCCCGCCGTCGGCACGACCGTGCGCGCCGGGCGGCCGCTCCTCACGCTGGAGCGGAAAGGCCGCCGGATCACCATCCTCGCCCCGGTCGGCGGCGTCGTCGCCGCGGTCAACCGCGACCTCGCCGAGCGCCCGGAGGCCCTGACCGCCGCGCCCTACCAGAGCGGCTGGCTGGCCGAAATCAAGAGCGCCGAGCTCTCCTACGACCTCCGCTCGCTGCTCACCGGCGAGATGGCCCGCCGCTTCCTCGACGAGGCGGCCGCCGCCCTCCACGCCTTCTTCGCCCCGGCCGAGATGGCCCCGGCCGCGGCCGACGGCGGCGAGCCGCTCGAGGGGATCGGCGACCAGCTCGACGACGCGGCGTGGGAACGGGCGCAGTCCCGGTTCCTGCTGACCGACGCCCGCTGA